The nucleotide window CGCATTGGTGCCGAACTTGTTTCTAAGGTCGCCGTTGTCTGCCAATGTGCTGATCGCTGCCGCGAGCTCTTTGGCATCTCCGGGAGGGACCACCATTCCCAACCCGTTGGGCTGAACGGTGCCGCCCAACTCGCCGACATCCGTAACGATGACCGGTTTGCCAAATGCGGCTGCAAGGTTGAGCACGCCGCTTTGGGATGCTTCCGTATAGGGAAGCACGACGATGTCCGTGTCGAGGAATAGCTGGGCGACCTCCATATCCTCGATGAAACGATTGCGAATATCGTAGCGGCCGGCATCCCCCATAAGCGCCTGGAATATCCGCGGGTCGTCGCCGCGGCCCGCGACCGTGATGCGCAGGTTGGGGAGCACGTCCTTGAGCATCGCTTCGGCCCGGACCAGATGTTCCAGGCCCTTATAGGCAAAAATCCGCCCGAACAGCAGCACGCGAATGGTTCCATCGGCTTCGCGCGGCGTCATCTTCTGTCGCCGGGCCAGTTCCGCGTAGCGAAGGATAGAGGGATGCGACAGGACATGGACGTGATCGGCGGATTTCGCGTATCGATCGAGAACCAGTTGCTTCAGTCCCTCTCCGTGGACGACAAGATGTCCGGATTGCCTCACCATCAGTTCGGGAG belongs to Rhizobium acidisoli and includes:
- a CDS encoding glycosyltransferase family 4 protein: MKALLLVSELEDYTISFASGVAQHLDVVLAVPRRRYAHLASSFDPAVDLHLLDWPRHRSLSNPWFLYQLTRLIRREQPNLIHLLSNSTLWLNLAVPFWRPIPLVTTIHDVEIHPGDMETRTLPGWAPELMVRQSGHLVVHGEGLKQLVLDRYAKSADHVHVLSHPSILRYAELARRQKMTPREADGTIRVLLFGRIFAYKGLEHLVRAEAMLKDVLPNLRITVAGRGDDPRIFQALMGDAGRYDIRNRFIEDMEVAQLFLDTDIVVLPYTEASQSGVLNLAAAFGKPVIVTDVGELGGTVQPNGLGMVVPPGDAKELAAAISTLADNGDLRNKFGTNALQWAKGPNSPERVGGQAAAVYREVVGAC